DNA from Phragmites australis chromosome 16, lpPhrAust1.1, whole genome shotgun sequence:
ggagggggtgctcggggctaagaacagttggtccccgagtacccagagttccccgaggacccatgaagccccttgccggtggaccttGCAAGGGCTCTACGGTGAGGTTTCATCAGTGGGAAGCCCGAGGCTGCATTTAAAGGGGAGcatggccggtcacatccaaccactcctccccacacctgtcgtactgagtacgtcagtccctgccaccgcctgacaggaaggcgtggggacaattgatgcgacgggtcccatcgcacgtcaccttGCGGGGCCCACAAGGGAAGAAGGTTTGAAGATATcatcgatgggctcgaggcgtatcgcctgtcgccctgccGCGTTAGGCcatgtcagatctgctctgaccggacgggcaggcggggatattcagcggctggccggtgggcccccccccccccgcaccTGCTAAAGTTAGGGCGTAATAACCGACGAGACCGACCGAatggcgcattttcaacccttgtaacatcaaactgtagacccataatggttgttTTCTATTTATAGCTTAcagaaacttgtgcccccgatctgggcacgccgagcccccccccccccgataggataaaacgaggggagcacttcgtagaaagagaGGTTGAAGCTAGAAGCAAGGTCGAAGTTAGAGGTTCAGCAAGTTGAGGCTAAGTGAAGTGAGAAGTTTGGACGAAGCTGAGGCCAAGTTCAgacgaagctcaagacttagacaagaaaccttgtaacacagagatccagaaaaaggtattccaagagcattaGTAACACACTagatacacaggagtagggtattacgcatccgtgcggcccgaacctgtctaaatcccttgagcatttactcctactagtcGACGATCGTTCGTCCCGTCTAGAtcccatacattcgcattaaccccacgtacgaggtagatccagaatcagccccccggccgaacctcaaagggggtccctcaggatccccgcttgcggtgttcatccagcGACAGGTGTCATGGTCTATTCTcgtcctgatttatctcatgcatTAAGCgttgttagtagattcatggctaatcctagcaaagagcattggaaagctgttcagtggattttcagatatctacgtggtacttctaatgcttgtttgcagtttAAGAAATTTGGAGATAGatttgttggttatgttgactcagattatACTGGTGATTTGGACAAGAGGAGATCTTTCACAGGTTATGTTTTCACCATTaatggttgtgctgttagttggaaagcatgtttgcaggctactgttgctttatcaactactgaagctgaatatatgaCTATTTttgaagcatgcaaagaagtTGTTTGGCTGAGAGGTTTGTACACTGTATtttgtggagataattcttgtattaatattttctgTGATAGTTAGAGTGCTATTTTTcttacaaaggatcaaatgtttcatgaaagaacaaagcacattgatgtgaggtatcattatattcgagatgtcattgctcaaagtgatattaaaatatgcaagataagcactcatgataatcctgctgatatgatgacaacagtttagttggtgttacagtttgagttCTAGAGATTTTTGGTGttggtgatatttattattgaagggagttcattgatgattctttatttgctacaagatggaaTTCGTATCAAAATGGAGTTTGTTGGACtgtgatccgaattcttgttAGGCCATACAAGGGACATCTTCGGTTCATGTTCTGAaacagtccgtattagactcgagtcgtatgtgtctaccctataaatatatcttgtaagctgcaacGAGAGTTGAGACACTCATTGTAATCCCCTGTATTgtacacatccctgatatagtgaagatcgccgATTGGTGCCCGTGGCTTTTTTCCTGTAAGGATTTTCCACATAAAAATCGTGTCTCGTGTTTGATCCTGTCGtgcttaattttttatattgataaatctTATTTTCTTGAAAGTAAAGTAGGAGAACAACCAACCAATTATGaatagtgaagcaaatgatatGTGCTGAAAATAAGCTGCTAAAGGGCAATTGCCATCGTACCATTAGTGAATTTACACTTTAGAAAAATACCACTGAGTATGTCAATGACATGATCTGTTCCATGGTTATAAATGTACCGATAGGGAGTCAATACAGGCATACAACTACACTCGCAAGTGCGTCCCCAAAATTTTAAGGATAATGCCACTCAAGTCGAATTTCGAGAAATGGCATACGCTTATCAGGCCACTCAGGAGCGGCATATTTCCATGATGATAAAGACCTGCCTGGAGTTGGAGAGACTACCTGCTTCTTCCTAGTCCTCCTCCTTCCAGCGTTAGCTCCGCCAACCTCATCAATGGAGAAGCATTTCGATCGGTTGCAACAGAAGCCTCTCACAACAGAAGCGAGCTGGAGTGGATTCATCAACAACACGAAACCAGCGGGCAGCAGCCGGCACCTCTCACAACTGAAAAGACAAAACGAATCAAGAAACCGGCAGCTTCCTCCGCTATGCTGATGCTGCCGGTCCCGTGACAAATCGGCAGCTCTGGAGCAAAATCAGATACAATGCCGGCTGTCGCGAGCCGATCGAGCTGGTTGATGGGCGTGCGAATGAATAATTGGGACGACGAGATGCGGCACTTCTTTACTTAATCCTGTGCTGATTATTAAGTAGTGATAAGCCACTGAGCCACTGACACGGCATCGattaacttttaaaaaatatgatatacGACCCTAGCAACTTTTTTCATACCATCATCAAATATAGATTTTAAGCAGAAGTATGAAACATCAGCATCAAACCTCTGAAACAACATATAAGCGTTCATTTTACATAAGCAATACCATTCAAATCACTACATGACAAATAAAGTGAAAACGTTATATGTACCATGGGATATGGAATACTTTTCTGTAGCTTCCGAAGATCTATTGTTCCTTCCTCTTTCATAAGCATCTTATGAATCACAATATCACAATTCTTCATCTCATTCATAGCTTCATTCACGTGCCCTACTAACTGGTTGACAAAATTAGATATAACATCTACACCTCGCGTGGCACCAGAACTACCATATAACACCTTCAGTTCATCACAAAAACGATCACTAATAGAACTTAACAGATCACATGATTCTTTACCCTATTACTGATCTTATACAACATTGTTTTCGCTAGTTCCAATCTATTGTAAAGACTCTCAAATAGACCATGCATGTTTCTCCATGATCATTAGGTAACTAtaatcaccaacatgaagaTCATATTTCTCACGGGGAGTATCAAAAACAGCAACGGTAATATCCTTTTGCACCTCAAAGAGCCCTGCCTGTTGCTCACCAAACACTTCAACTGATATACTATCTAGATTCCTGAAATTAGTCCTAATATCAAATAACAAAAGAAGCTTCGCTTGGTACGGATCAGTGCTAGAATCTTCAAATGAAAATCCATGTCCACCCAGGTTCGCAACAACACCAGACAGCAACTCAAaaggatgcacatatataggagTACCCATAGGGATCCTGCAACTACATTGAAAGAAGGAGTTCTAATAAAGGTACAACCACAAGAGCAAAAATGAGCAACAACAATTATTCAAAATATCATGTACATGACTTCCCTGACCTCTACAGATACTGATATCGTTGTaaagaatataaaaatttattatgcCGCTCCATTTCAGTCCGATGCAGCTGCTGAGGAAATGGGGAGATGCGGCTGATGGGGGAGATGCTGCtgcagaagaagaaaggagaggaaGCCTACCTGATGGGGTCCTTCGCTGAAATCTGCAGCAGGGGGAGATGCGGCTGAATCGCGCCATTCGGTGACCTCTGCAGCAGGGGAGATGCGGTTGAGCAAAGGGAGGAAAGGATTGGGGTGCAGCTGAGAGGACGATGATATTGTTGGGTCCGACCACTGGATTATGAGCACGACCACTCCAGATTCGCGACAATGCAACCGACCAAGCTCCTCAATCACCCGAGTGAGCAGAAGGATAGTGCACGTCAATTCACGACCACCAGCTACGACTAGCTTGAGCGACCAGTCGTACTTGCTCTACCACGACTAGTCTGGCTATTCATCATGTACGTGCTGCTCTCGATCACGCCGATCAACCAGCAACGCCTAGCAACTTCTGTGTCGCGTACTACTACTCAGCGAGAATGAAAATCAACAGGAACAAAAAACACATGAGGCTCTCTAGAGGAATTTTCGACTCTATTCAACAAGCGACTTGCATGACTCTGTGTCTTGCTTACAAAAATTAGAGATTACAaatcatatttatagcgacctgctaACTCCAAATCCTAATATGAATCATGCCACCCCACGATCTGACTCCGGACTCTAACTCCGACTCGTACTCTGCACTTATATGAACAACACTATAGTCGTATATGAACCGTATACGAACTCCTTGCTTCTGTACCGGTGTGAAATGAGTCCCCGAAGCCCACgacaaggattaagtccaacatactcccccCTAATCTTGTCGTGGGTCAAGATCACGAACTCCCAAAAGATGTTGCATGACCGCCAGCTTCACCACCAGCAATGCCTTTGTCAGAGCGTCGGCTCACTGCTCTTCCATGCAAATGAAGTCCACCTCAATCTGGCCTGCTTCAACGCACTCacggatgaaatgaaacttggtgtcaatATATTTATTGTGGCCATGAAAtactggattcttcatcaagGCAATCGCtgatttgttatcaacaaaTAATTTGACTGTTTTAGGTTCTTCTCCTGTCAGCTCccccaacagacttctaagccacagtGCTTGGCATGCCGCCGCCGTTACTGCCATAAACTTAGCCTCGCAGGAAGACAAAACCACCGTTTTCTGCTTCTGTGAGTTCCATGACACCATGCTATCATTAATGTAGAAAGCCATACCTCCAGTACTCTTTCTGTCATCCATATCATCAGCCAGATCACTATATGTGTAGTCGGTGATCACCTCTATTTCTCCTCCTCTGGTATACACAATACCATAATGCACGGTGCCCTTCAAATACTGAAGAATTTGCTCTACTGCCTTGTAATGCATCACCGTGGGCTTCTCCATAAATCTGCTAGCCACCCCGACAGAAAATGAATGTTCAGgtcttgtatggagtaaatacctCAGGCAATCGATGATGCGACGATACTTAGTTGCATCAACCAGTTGTCCATCTGGATCCTTATGCAGCTGCACCCTTTATTCCATAgggaattttgtgggattgcaatccagcatacTGAATTAACCAAGGACCTTCTTCGCATACGCTATTTGCTTGATTATAATTCGCCCATCTTCTTGCGCTATCTCAATcccgagatagtaattgagcaatccgAGATTGGTCATCTCGAACCCACTCATCATCTGTtgcttgaatcccatgatctcTTCTGGACTTTCTTCTatcacaatgagatcatcaacatataatcCAATAATAACTCCATGCTGGCCtgttcctcttgtgtatacggCGTGATCTTGAGCACACTTCACAAATCCAAGTTGCTTTAAGCTTCTATCAAGCCGGATATTCCACGCCCGTGGCGCTTGCCGGAGTCCATACAGCGCCctgctgagtttgagcacaagatgctctttgttcttcactacaAAACCCTCCGGTTGGGCCACAtatacttcttcttcttcaagttCACCATTTAAGAATGTCGACTTGACATCTAGATGATGAACTTGCTAACCTCGGTTGGCTGCAACAACAAGGATGACGCGTATGGTGTCCAGCCTAGCCACCGGCGCAAACACTTCTTCGAAATCGATTCCTTGCCGCTGCACATATCCCTTCACGACCAGCCTTgccttgtgctcgatcacataTCCATCTGAGTTCTTTTTTAGTTTGAAACCCATTTGAGCCCAATTGGCTTGTGACTAGCTGGCAACGCCGTGAGAGTCCATGTGTCATTCTTCTTTATGGACTCGATCTCCTTGGCCATGGCATCCTCCCAGACCTACTGTCCAGCAGCCTCAAGGTAGCAAGATGGCTCCTCCGTCTCCATGAGCATGGCCTCTTCTTTGACGTCCCCATCAAGATCCACTtttggagcatctctcatgatgtcatCGATGTGCCTGTAACGCACAGGGCCCTCATCAGTGCTATTGCTGCCACTGCTCAGCAGCGGTGTGGCCAGATCGCCAGCAGGCGATTCAGGGGCTAGCGTCACCAGCTGAGTGAAGGGAGATGCCGGGGAGGTTGCTGCCATCCGTGCGGCAGCACTTGTTCTGGTTGCTGGCCCTTCCGGTGTCACCTCGCCGGCCAGCGGAGTCAATGAAGGAGTTTGATCATCATGTGCCGTGGGCGTTGGCACACCTGTCGGACCACCTGCGAGTGGCACAGAACTACCCACTACCGGCTCAGTGCTAATCGCCTCCTCAACATCGAAATCAGACGGCTCTTCGCCACCTGTACTTATACACTAGCTCCACTCCATGctttcattgaatttaacatcacgacttacatgaattttcccgcgccttggatcaaagagacgatGCACCTTGCAGCCGTTCTCGACGCCAAGATACACCATCGGCTGGCTTCGGTCGTCAAGCTTCTTCAAAAGTGGTGTTGTCAGCTTCGCGTGTGCAGTGCAGCTGAACACACGAAGGTGCGCCAAATGCGGCTTACTTTCGTTCCAAGCCTCGAACGGGGTGTGTTCATCCAGCGCCTTCATCGGCAAGCGGTTCAGCAGATACACCGCGTGCAGCACCGCCTGCCCCTAAAACCTTCCAGGCACATTCATGCTTTTGAGGAGGgacctcgccatcgccatcacggTCCTGTTCCTTCGCTCCACCACTCCATTTTGCTGTGGCGTGTATGGCGCTGTGAGGTGCCTTTTGATCCCAGCCTCCTCGCATAACCAGGTGAACTCAGCAGAGAGGAATTCCCCGTCGTGATCAGTCCTCAACATCTTGATGCATTGCTCGCTCGTGTTCTCAGCCTGCAACTTGAACTTTCTGAACACGGAGCAAGCTTGGTCCTTCGACTTGATCACGAACACCCACATCCAAtgtgagtaatcatcaacaattaacataaAGTAACTGTTATCGACGAGAGTCGAAGGTGTGATCGGCCCGCAAAGGTCAGCATGTAGTAGCTCCAGTGGCTTCTCCGCCTTGAAATTTACCGTTACCGAGAACGGCTGCCTCGCCTGCTTTGCTAGCAAACACCTGTGACATAACTCAATCAGGTGTGTGATCGGCGGCACTCCTGCCGCCATCCCCTTGTCAACGAGCAGCTTCATAGGaatgaagttgacatgtccgagTCTCGCATGCCAAAGCCATGCTGGGTCTTGAAGACTGGTTAAGAGACACACCGGCGTCGCTTCATGCAGCTCGATCTTGTAGAGGCAATTTGGAGTTCACCTCACTTTCATCGGCAACCATGCATGATATTATCATACACACgtagatgttcagcatccatgatcaccttgtgtccaacCTCGGTAAGTTGTCCAAGGCTGATGATATTGCTACACAAtcttggaatgtagtagacctccTGCAACAGCCACTGGTCGATGTTCTTGTAGCTGAACATGAGCCCATGATCTACACCGTGGAGCCATCCCCGAACTTCACATTGCTAGTGACACCTTCGTCTagctctctgaacttctcttttTCGCCGGTCATGTAATTACTGGCCCCATTGTTCAGGTACCAGACCTTAGAGCTGGAGCCTCCCTCCGTTGTGTCGCGTAGTTCCGGCTTCAACTTCTCCTCATTCAGTAGCACAGCTCCCCGCTGGTGCtgctgttcttgtgctggctctTCTGACACCACGAGTAGCAAGGCTGGCTCGGTGTCATTGACACGAGTGAGATgtgtctcctcttccttcttcttcagtgTCTTGCACTCGTTCGCGTAGTGCCCCATCTTGTAGCAGTCGTagcacttgatgtggctcttgttgcgACGACTGCCGCTCGAGCCGCTCTCCTCGTCATTGCGCGACATCCCGCCGCGACCACCTCTTCCATGGCTTTTACCACGTCCACGACCACCCTGGCCGTGGTTGCTGCTATCTGCAGCAAGGTGGGATTTGCCCTTATTGCTTGATGAAGAGTTGCCACCATCCTTCTTCAGCCTTGCCTGCCACTCGGCCTAAGTGAACAGGAGCTGGCTGTCGCCGATGCTATTGCCACCGGATGCATGTGGGCGAGTGCGTTCTTCAAACATCTTAAGCCGCTCCACGGCTTCCTCGAACGACATCTTGTCGAGGTCGTAGAACTGCTCGATCCTAGCGATCACATTCAGGAATCGATCTGGCATGGTGTCAAACAGCTTTTTCACCAATGCAGCGTCGTCGAGCGTCTCCCCTAGGTTTGCGTACCTAACGGACATGCTATTGAGCCTTCCGGTGTACTGGTCcagtctctctccctcctgcatgcgCATGGCTTTGAAGTCGCTCTTCAACGTTAGAAGTCGCGCGTTCTTGAAACGATCTGCACCGAtgaaccttgtcttgagacagTCCCAGGCCTCCTTTGCTATGTTCTTCCTTGCCACCTGCATCAGGAGATCCTCCGAGAGCGCTTCGAAGAGATGTGACTTCgccttcttttccttcttctcatcGATGGCCTCACCGACCACGGCTTGACTGCCTCCATACACCTTGATCTTCCATCATTGCCTGCACGCGAATCACCCAGCTCATGTAGTTTGTCGCCATCAACTATGGGTACAGGAATGATCCACCACCACTCTCCCGCGCCACCTCGCCCTAAGGTACAATCGACATCTTCACGAGTTAGTGCTGCGCACTACCAGCTCTGATACTAGGTGTTGGGTCCGACCATTGGATCACGAGTGCGACCACTCTGGATTCGCGATAACGCAAGCGACCAGGCTCCTTTACCACCCGAGCGAGCAGAAGGATAGAGCACGCCAATTCACGACCACAGTCACGACCAGCTTGAGCGACCAGTCGTACGTGCTCTACCACGACTAGTCTAGCTATTTGCCGTGTATGTGCTGCTCTCGATCACACCGATCGATCAGCAACGCCCAACAACTTCTGAGTCACGTACTGCTACTCAGCGAGAACGAAAATCAACAGGAACAAAAAACACGTGAGGCTCTCTAGAGGAATTTTTGACTCTATTCAACTTGTGACTTGCACGACTCTATGTCTTGCTTACGaaaattagagattacaactcatatttatagcgactTGCTAACTCCAAATCCTAACATGAATCGTGCCATCCCATGATCCGACTCTGGATTCTAATTCCAACTCGAACTCTACACTCATACGAATGACGCTATATCTGTATTTGAACTATATACGAAATCCTTGCTTCCGTACCGGCGTGAAACAAGTCCCTGAGGCCCACAataaggattaagtccaacagaTATTGGGGTGCGACTGAGGAAAGGATGTTCTGCAACTGAAATTTGGCTTGGCACTCTAGGGCATACAATCAAACAACTCCTTAGCCTCCAAATTGTTAGATGTAGCCAAGGGAAGATGCATGGTTGATTTGCGGCAGCCCACATGAAGAAAGTGTAGGAATTTAGCACCTACATATGCAATTTGGGACCAAATTGGTGAAACATCAACTTCAAGAAGCATATGCCATTTGAGATCAAAATTGTGCTAACTATACTCACATATTGCTAGTTGCGACAGcacttgaagaatttcttccTGATGATCCATGTGGTTTTTGCTGTCAACTCAATCACTATCATTGACTTGCacacgggtatgggatgagagGTGGGTAGGGGGATGACACGGCGGGCGGCGGCTGACTGTGGGACGGCACATCGGGCAACTCATGGCTAGGCAGACTATGCCTAGCCGATAGGTGGAGCCATATGGTACCAAGGCTCACCGGTCAGCGAGACATGATTGTCCAAATTCTAAAAACATTTAAATTTAGATAGTGTTTATCAAAATTGTCCAAATTCCAAATACTTTTGATCCAAAATTTACATGAATGAATAGGGATTAGATGACAAAATTGAATAGGGATTAGCTAGAAATAGGGATGGACTAACGGATCTAGTTGACCTATGTCAATGACTCAACACAACAAGCTCCATTTATCTGCTATCGGTGATCACCATCCGATACTTCGCTCAATAACTTCATGTATCTACCCGTGAACCCTAAGAATGCATGTCAAAGGATTTAGCTCAACGAGTTCATGTATCGGTGTTATCGATCTCCACCTAGGAATGTAGGCTCAATGCTATGACTTATGCATTGTTCAACCCTAACATATTCTTATAACCCCACCAGTCATTGGTGAACCCTAATCGTTGACACGGACAAATATCATAACTGGCTTGTGCATGCGTTTGCGAATGTTTTGGGAGGgactaattttttatatttattttattcaatATAACCAATTTTATCTATTAGAACCAATTTTTCTTACTTATTTTTCTACCATGCCACAGACTCTCGTGCCCATTTTTGTCTCCCGCGTGCGCCGATGCTACCGTCCCTAAAAAAATGGAGTACCTGCACCCTGTTCTCTCCACGCGTGGTATCCCCAAATCCTCTCTATCTCCTCTAACCATAAATTGATCCCCATATCCTCTCACCCTCCGACTTGCTCTCTCCCGGCCACATCCTCTCCCCTCCGCCCTCCACTCACTCAACCACCCTGCCACTGTGCCACTGCCTGGTGCACCTTCATTGACCCAGAAGTCGCCGCTCTCCTCACGATGGCGTCATCATGACATTTGCGACAGTCATGCCCTCCTCTCCACCGTCCCCCAAGAACACCGTGTCTTCCTCCTAAGACCTTAGGTGGAACCATGACATATCTATTTTTCCTCCCCGAAGAGCACCATGTTTGATTTTGCTTCATTACACAGGTTCCTATTTGGACTTGTCAAGGATTATTCCCAGGACCCGAGCTACTGTTGGCGGTGAAATCACATAAGGATTCAAGGTTAGTTGCATTATCTTGTGTCCCATAATTATTCTATTTGATTACAATTTTGCCATGACACTTTTGTATTCGTGTATTGCATCAACAAGCCTGTGACGGAGTCTTGATTACGTTACTTTTGTTCGTTTTGTgcattctctccttttttttaaagaaatgccACATTCAGCGtatgagaagaaaaggaatgAGAACGTATGGAAGAATGAAGTTGTGAATAGCTTGTTTTCCAGGTGAAACAATGGCAATAACAAGAGTGTTGTTCCTGACGAAGAAGGATCTAAAGATGAATATGATCCAGGCCCTAATTGCAGTAACGAAAGTGAGGAAGATGACATTGACCTTGATGAAGAAGAATTAGGACAAGTTAAGGTACTAACCTTTTCATACAATAGGCTAGGGTCATTAAGTCATGCATTATAACGACATTGAATTTTATTTAGTTTGTATAACTTTTGCATGCACATTTATTTACTCTTGTTTGTGTAGTCATACAATTCATTATTTAATTTCTCTATTCTTGTGTTTTATAGACTACTCCTATGGCTCTAGGAAATA
Protein-coding regions in this window:
- the LOC133895119 gene encoding uncharacterized protein LOC133895119 translates to MQVARKNIAKEAWDCLKTRFIGADRFKNARLLTLKSDFKAMRMQEGERLDQYTGRLNSMSVRYANLGETLDDAALVKKLFDTMPDRFLNVIARIEQFYDLDKMSFEEAAEWQARLKKDGGNSSSSNKGKSHLAADSSNHGQGGRGRGKSHGRGGRGGMSRNDEESGSSGSRRNKSHIKCYDCYKMGHYANECKTLKKKEEETHLTRVNDTEPALLLVVSEEPAQEQQHQRGAVLLNEEKLKPELRDTTEGGSSSKVWYLNNGASNYMTGEKEKFRELDEGVTSNVKFGDGSTV